In Sphingobacterium thalpophilum, a genomic segment contains:
- the mobC gene encoding conjugal transfer protein MobC, translated as MMQGEDDLRGLAKIMAFMRAVSILLVLMHLYWFCYGFFLERGWTLEVINKILGNFDRTAGLFSHTLYTKVFALVLLALSCLGTKGVKNEKITWTKIYVALGVGFVLFFLNTPLLKLSPATGTFLYMLTISLGYIALLMAGVWMSRLLRTNLMDDVFNNENESFQQETKLMENEYSVNLPTKFYYKGKWNNGWINIVNPFRASIVLGTPGSGKSYAIVNNYIKQQIEKGFSMYIYDFKFDDLSTIAYNHLLKHRDKYKVQPKFYVINFDDPRKSHRCNPLNPDFMTDISDAYEAAYTIMLNLNRSWIQKQGDFFVESPIILLAAIIWYLKIYEDGKYCTFPHAIELLNKKYSDVFTILTSYPDLENYLSPFMDAWQGGAQDQLQGQIASAKIPLSRMISPQLYWVMTGDDFTLDINNPKEPKILCVGNNPDRQNIYSAALGLYNSRIVKLINKKGQLKSSVIIDELPTIYFRGLDNLIATARSNKVAVCLGFQDFSQLTRDYGDKESKVIQNTVGNIFSGQVVGETAKSLSERFGKVLQKRQSMTINRNDKSTSISTQLDSLIPASKISTLTQGLFVGSVSDNFDERIEQKIFHAEIVVDNEKVAAESKAYQQIPQILSFVNEQGEDKMKQEIENNYKQIKSDILNIVVSEMERIKNDPNLQHLVQKE; from the coding sequence ATAATGCAGGGAGAAGACGATTTAAGAGGGCTTGCCAAGATAATGGCTTTTATGCGGGCAGTCAGTATTCTTTTGGTGCTGATGCACCTTTATTGGTTCTGCTACGGTTTCTTTTTAGAACGTGGTTGGACGTTGGAAGTAATCAACAAGATATTAGGCAATTTCGACCGAACGGCGGGTTTGTTTTCACACACTCTTTACACCAAAGTATTCGCTTTGGTCTTACTGGCTTTAAGCTGTTTAGGGACAAAGGGCGTAAAGAACGAAAAGATAACCTGGACTAAAATTTACGTGGCGTTGGGCGTTGGCTTTGTGCTGTTCTTCCTGAACACACCTTTGTTAAAGCTATCTCCGGCAACAGGCACATTCCTGTATATGCTTACTATCTCATTAGGTTATATCGCCTTGCTGATGGCGGGCGTATGGATGAGCCGCCTGCTTCGTACCAACCTGATGGACGACGTATTTAATAATGAGAATGAGAGCTTTCAGCAGGAAACCAAACTGATGGAAAACGAGTATTCCGTTAACCTGCCCACCAAATTTTACTACAAAGGCAAATGGAACAACGGTTGGATAAACATTGTAAATCCATTCAGGGCATCAATAGTGTTGGGTACTCCCGGTTCCGGTAAATCTTATGCCATCGTAAACAACTACATCAAGCAGCAGATTGAAAAAGGCTTTAGTATGTATATCTACGATTTCAAGTTTGACGACCTTTCTACTATTGCCTATAATCACTTACTGAAGCATCGGGATAAATACAAAGTTCAGCCGAAATTTTACGTGATAAATTTCGACGACCCACGCAAGAGCCACCGTTGCAACCCACTCAATCCCGATTTTATGACGGACATTTCTGATGCTTACGAAGCGGCATATACTATAATGCTAAACCTTAACAGGTCGTGGATACAGAAGCAAGGGGATTTTTTCGTGGAAAGCCCAATTATTCTTTTGGCTGCGATTATTTGGTATCTGAAAATCTACGAAGATGGTAAGTATTGTACGTTCCCTCACGCCATTGAATTACTGAATAAAAAGTATTCGGATGTATTCACGATTTTAACTTCATACCCGGATTTGGAAAATTATTTGTCGCCCTTTATGGATGCGTGGCAAGGTGGAGCGCAAGACCAGTTACAAGGACAAATCGCATCGGCAAAAATTCCGCTATCAAGGATGATTAGCCCACAACTTTACTGGGTAATGACGGGCGATGATTTTACGCTTGACATCAACAACCCGAAAGAACCTAAAATTTTGTGCGTGGGTAACAATCCCGACCGTCAAAATATTTATTCCGCAGCTTTGGGTTTATACAATTCGAGGATTGTAAAGCTGATAAACAAAAAGGGACAGCTAAAGAGTTCCGTTATCATAGATGAGTTGCCCACAATTTATTTCAGGGGACTGGACAATCTTATCGCAACGGCGAGAAGTAATAAGGTAGCGGTATGTTTGGGCTTTCAGGATTTTTCGCAATTAACAAGGGATTACGGCGACAAGGAAAGCAAGGTAATACAGAATACTGTCGGTAATATATTCAGTGGTCAGGTGGTTGGCGAAACAGCAAAAAGCCTTTCGGAACGTTTCGGTAAAGTATTACAGAAACGCCAAAGTATGACCATTAACCGCAATGATAAATCTACCTCTATTTCGACACAGTTAGACAGCCTTATTCCGGCTTCCAAAATCTCAACACTTACACAAGGTTTGTTTGTTGGTTCTGTATCAGATAACTTTGATGAACGTATCGAGCAGAAGATATTTCACGCCGAAATTGTAGTGGACAATGAAAAGGTAGCGGCAGAAAGCAAAGCCTATCAGCAAATACCGCAAATCTTATCTTTTGTAAATGAGCAGGGCGAGGATAAGATGAAGCAGGAAATAGAAAACAATTACAAGCAGATAAAATCAGACATTCTGAATATTGTTGTTAGTGAAATGGAGCGTATCAAGAATGACCCTAACTTACAGCATTTGGTGCAGAAAGAATGA
- a CDS encoding metalloregulator ArsR/SmtB family transcription factor codes for MDNTSCTRQQADIKQINRCKERVSELHSSFDYLSNALELTGNNVRLKILFLLYEEKRLCVCDVSEILGMTISAISQHLRKLKDRKLIETEREAQTIFYSLTKEYEKMLDPFFKILDDKKI; via the coding sequence ATGGATAATACTTCTTGTACACGACAACAGGCAGACATTAAACAAATCAATCGCTGTAAAGAAAGAGTTTCGGAACTCCACAGTTCGTTTGACTATTTGTCGAACGCACTTGAATTGACTGGAAACAATGTAAGACTGAAAATTCTGTTTCTTCTTTATGAAGAAAAACGACTTTGTGTTTGTGATGTGAGTGAAATTCTTGGAATGACAATTTCAGCGATTTCTCAGCACTTGAGAAAACTTAAAGACCGAAAGCTTATTGAAACCGAAAGAGAGGCGCAAACCATTTTTTACTCATTGACAAAAGAGTATGAGAAAATGTTGGACCCATTTTTTAAAATACTTGACGATAAAAAAATTTAG
- the merTP gene encoding mercuric transport protein MerTP: MVTDGKLIGTGLLTAIAASLCCITPVLALIAGTSGLASTFSWLEPFRPYFIGLTILVLAFAWYQKLKPQKKIDCNCETTEKSNFMKTKSFLGIITVMAALLLSFPLYAHIFFPKTESKAIITQTSKIQKVEFTIKGMTCSGCEHHVKTEVSKLKGIVEVVVSYEKGNAIVKFDNKQTSIIEIEKAINSTGYKSLKSKIIS; encoded by the coding sequence ATGGTAACGGACGGAAAACTAATTGGGACTGGACTTTTGACAGCAATAGCAGCTTCATTATGTTGCATTACACCTGTTTTGGCTCTCATAGCAGGAACAAGTGGACTTGCTTCAACTTTCTCTTGGCTCGAACCTTTTCGTCCATATTTTATCGGGTTAACTATTTTAGTGCTTGCTTTTGCTTGGTATCAAAAATTGAAACCGCAAAAGAAAATTGACTGCAACTGTGAAACAACTGAAAAATCAAACTTTATGAAAACAAAATCATTTTTAGGAATTATTACCGTTATGGCGGCTTTACTTTTATCATTTCCGCTTTATGCTCACATCTTTTTTCCAAAGACCGAAAGTAAAGCAATTATTACCCAAACTTCCAAAATTCAGAAAGTTGAGTTTACAATCAAAGGGATGACTTGTTCAGGTTGTGAACACCACGTTAAAACGGAAGTTAGTAAACTAAAAGGAATTGTGGAAGTTGTGGTTTCTTATGAGAAAGGCAATGCCATTGTTAAGTTTGACAACAAACAAACAAGTATTATAGAAATTGAAAAAGCTATCAATTCGACAGGTTATAAATCACTAAAAAGTAAAATTATATCATAA
- a CDS encoding GDCCVxC domain-containing (seleno)protein, whose protein sequence is MEIKLQSIITCPNCGYKKEETMPTDACQYFYECENCKTRLKPLQGDCCVYCSYASVPCPSIQQDKKCCY, encoded by the coding sequence ATGGAAATTAAATTACAATCAATTATAACTTGCCCAAATTGCGGATACAAAAAAGAGGAAACAATGCCAACAGATGCTTGCCAATATTTTTATGAATGTGAAAATTGCAAGACAAGATTAAAACCATTACAAGGCGATTGTTGTGTGTATTGTAGTTATGCCAGTGTTCCTTGTCCATCAATACAACAGGATAAAAAATGTTGCTATTAG
- a CDS encoding Fur family transcriptional regulator yields the protein MTELEKILQQKAIKPTAMRLLVVEKLLKQQYAVSHKELAEQFEKADNITLFRTLKVFLEHKLVHTIDDGSGVIKYALCQSGCNCNLSELHTHFYCTDCKHTFCLTETEIPNIEVPQNFKLDGANLVLKGKCDKCNK from the coding sequence ATGACTGAATTAGAAAAAATTTTACAGCAAAAAGCTATAAAACCCACCGCTATGCGTTTGTTGGTGGTTGAAAAGTTATTGAAACAACAATATGCAGTAAGTCATAAAGAGCTGGCAGAACAGTTTGAAAAAGCAGATAATATTACTCTCTTCAGAACACTTAAAGTATTCCTGGAACACAAACTTGTCCATACCATTGATGATGGAAGCGGAGTGATTAAATACGCACTTTGCCAATCAGGATGCAATTGTAATTTATCAGAACTGCACACACATTTTTATTGTACCGACTGCAAACATACTTTTTGCCTTACTGAAACAGAAATTCCGAACATCGAAGTTCCTCAAAACTTTAAATTAGATGGAGCTAATTTAGTTCTTAAGGGGAAATGCGACAAATGTAACAAATAG
- a CDS encoding DUF6660 family protein, whose amino-acid sequence MKLFIFIFSIYFLALSVMPCTDACGMDTSNTSKSELSNTSNGQTKNGDLCSPFCSCATCHTVVNFTFQTFKINEAKPSLSKIQKFPLQNFNFISNYHGNIWQPPKINT is encoded by the coding sequence ATGAAACTATTTATATTCATATTCAGTATATATTTTCTGGCATTATCCGTAATGCCGTGTACTGATGCGTGTGGTATGGATACCAGTAATACTTCAAAATCAGAGCTTTCTAATACAAGCAATGGTCAAACGAAAAACGGCGATTTATGCAGTCCTTTTTGTTCTTGTGCTACTTGTCATACCGTTGTGAATTTTACGTTTCAAACGTTCAAAATAAACGAGGCAAAGCCAAGTCTTAGCAAGATACAAAAATTCCCACTTCAAAATTTCAATTTCATTTCCAATTATCACGGAAACATTTGGCAGCCGCCAAAGATTAATACTTAA
- a CDS encoding CusA/CzcA family heavy metal efflux RND transporter, whose translation MLDSIIKFSIKNKLVIGIMTLLLIIWGVWSATKLPIDAVPDITNNQVQIITVCPTLAAQEVEQLVTFPIEQSIANIPDLEETRSISRFGLSVITVVFKEKVDIYFARQLINEKLKEAEEKIPNGIGTPELAPVSTGLGQIYEYIIHPKKGSENKYNAKDLRTMQDWIVARQLYGTPGIAEVNSFGGELKQYEVAVNPNRLKAMDISITDIFNALEKNNQNTGGAYIDKKPSAYFVRGIGLVTSLEDIKNISVKNNPGSVPIFIKDVADVRFGNAVRYGAMTYNGEVDAVGGVVMMLKGENANNVIEKIKEKLPTIQKSLPDDIIIEPYIDRSVLVDKAMSTVEKNLIEGALIVIFVLVLFLGNFRAGLIVASAIPLAMLFALAMMNVFGVSANLMSLGAIDFGLIVDGAVIVVEATLHHLGLRKSKQRLTQTEMDEEVFLSASKIRSSAAFGEIIILIVYIPILTLVGVEGKMFRPMAQTVGFAIFGALILSLTYIPMMCALFLSKKPTYKETFSDRMMNWLQKKYQPLLEKAISIKYWFVGIAIAIFAVSIFLFSRMGGEFIPQLQEGEYAFEFKMPIETSLSQSIETSMLASRIAKQFDEVKMVVGRTGAGEVPTDPMPPSATDLIIILKPESEWKSGRTYDELGDAIEEKIAVIPGIIVEKSQPIQMRFNELMTGIKQDVAIKIFGENLDTLALNADKVSKVIQTVKGVTVPQVELVSGLPQINIEYDRTRLANYGVNVEDVNNVVSTAFAGKSAGVVFENERRFDLVVRLDSTYRGSIEDVNNMMIPTNIGSQIPLSQVATIDYKLGPAQISREAGKRRIVIGFNVADRDVQSVVEEIQKKLNNQVKLPSGYYFTYGGQFENLQEASNRLLIAVPVSLILIFVLLYFTFSSFKQAGLIFTAIPMSAIGGILALLLRGMPFSISAGIGFIALFGVAVLNGIVLIGIFNQLEKEGEKDVLKRVIEGTKIRLRPVLMTATVASLGFLPMALSSSAGAEVQKPLATVVIGGLVTATFLTLFVLPLLYIIFNSKINLKRKLKVKPIATIVVLLLSLVGFTANAQTKDLSSVDEAINIALKNNQIIKASDLEIDASKALKKTAGELPKLGFNAQLGQYNSTKFDQSFEVAQTIPFPTLFGAKKQLINAEIKAKELQKNLTVIELKTQVRTYYYQILYLQHNQKQLQQLDSLYSDFIKIAQLRYKTGDTKKVDISTAEAKKGEINLLLKQNKVFLNNAVASLKTLMNTREDFLIVENGIFQPLQISNLLDNDVVASHPAIQSLYQDAVIAEQTKKVERSQGLPDFTIGFTNQSLIGFHTVNGAEKYFNSGKRFNSVNIGIAIPITYGATKARIKSLDFRKQASEANAQQLQKALTTQLQNALQQYQQDMQQFNYFQQEALPNAKEIVSAAQLGYKTGEISYVEYLFALQTTTDIQLNYLKSIQQVNQSVISIYSLINQ comes from the coding sequence GTGTTAGACAGTATCATAAAATTTAGCATTAAGAACAAGCTCGTCATTGGAATAATGACATTGTTGCTCATTATTTGGGGAGTGTGGAGTGCCACAAAATTACCCATTGATGCCGTACCCGATATTACAAATAATCAGGTGCAAATAATTACGGTTTGCCCCACATTGGCGGCTCAGGAAGTAGAACAATTAGTAACTTTTCCGATAGAGCAAAGCATTGCTAATATTCCCGATTTAGAAGAAACCAGAAGTATTTCTAGGTTTGGTTTGTCCGTAATTACAGTTGTATTTAAGGAAAAAGTAGACATTTATTTTGCCCGACAGCTCATTAATGAAAAACTGAAAGAAGCAGAAGAAAAAATTCCGAACGGAATAGGAACACCTGAACTGGCTCCGGTCAGTACAGGGCTTGGTCAGATATACGAATATATAATACATCCCAAAAAGGGAAGTGAAAATAAATACAATGCCAAAGACCTTCGTACAATGCAGGACTGGATTGTTGCAAGGCAACTGTATGGTACACCCGGAATTGCAGAAGTAAATAGTTTTGGTGGCGAGCTAAAGCAATATGAAGTTGCTGTTAATCCTAATCGCTTAAAGGCTATGGATATAAGTATTACCGATATTTTCAACGCTCTTGAAAAAAATAACCAAAATACAGGGGGAGCATATATTGATAAGAAACCAAGTGCTTATTTTGTTAGAGGTATTGGTTTGGTTACATCATTAGAAGATATAAAAAACATCAGTGTAAAAAATAATCCTGGCAGTGTTCCAATTTTTATAAAAGATGTGGCAGATGTACGATTTGGTAATGCTGTAAGATATGGGGCTATGACATATAATGGAGAAGTTGATGCAGTAGGCGGTGTGGTAATGATGTTAAAAGGCGAAAATGCCAATAATGTAATTGAAAAAATAAAAGAAAAACTTCCTACTATACAAAAGTCATTACCTGATGATATTATTATTGAACCCTATATAGACCGTTCAGTTTTAGTTGACAAGGCAATGAGTACCGTAGAAAAAAACCTGATAGAAGGTGCGTTGATTGTTATCTTTGTATTAGTACTTTTTTTAGGAAATTTTAGAGCCGGATTAATAGTAGCTTCCGCTATTCCATTAGCAATGCTGTTTGCCTTAGCGATGATGAATGTGTTTGGTGTAAGCGCCAATTTAATGAGTTTGGGAGCCATAGATTTTGGGTTGATTGTAGATGGGGCAGTAATTGTTGTGGAAGCCACATTACATCACTTAGGCTTACGGAAATCTAAACAAAGGCTTACACAAACCGAAATGGATGAAGAGGTTTTCCTGTCTGCCTCCAAAATTCGTAGCAGTGCAGCATTTGGTGAAATCATTATACTAATTGTTTACATTCCTATTCTTACGTTAGTGGGTGTTGAAGGTAAAATGTTCCGTCCGATGGCACAGACTGTAGGTTTTGCCATTTTTGGAGCTTTGATTTTATCCTTAACATACATACCAATGATGTGTGCTTTGTTCTTATCCAAAAAACCTACGTATAAAGAAACCTTTTCTGACAGAATGATGAATTGGTTACAAAAAAAATATCAGCCTTTGCTTGAAAAAGCGATTAGCATAAAGTATTGGTTCGTGGGTATCGCCATTGCCATATTTGCGGTTAGTATTTTCTTGTTTAGCCGAATGGGAGGAGAATTTATACCCCAGCTACAAGAAGGAGAATATGCGTTTGAATTTAAAATGCCTATTGAAACCTCATTATCACAAAGTATAGAAACTTCGATGCTTGCTTCGAGAATTGCCAAACAATTTGATGAAGTAAAAATGGTGGTAGGTAGAACTGGAGCTGGTGAAGTACCTACTGACCCAATGCCTCCGAGTGCAACAGATTTAATAATTATTCTTAAGCCTGAAAGTGAATGGAAATCCGGAAGGACATACGATGAATTAGGCGATGCAATAGAAGAAAAAATAGCCGTAATACCTGGCATAATTGTCGAAAAAAGCCAACCCATTCAAATGCGTTTTAACGAACTTATGACAGGGATAAAACAAGATGTTGCAATTAAGATTTTCGGAGAAAATTTAGATACACTAGCGTTAAATGCCGATAAGGTTAGCAAAGTTATACAAACAGTAAAGGGAGTTACAGTACCTCAAGTAGAACTGGTAAGTGGGCTACCTCAAATTAATATTGAATACGACCGAACTCGTTTAGCCAATTATGGAGTAAATGTAGAAGATGTAAATAATGTTGTGAGTACTGCCTTTGCAGGAAAAAGTGCAGGTGTGGTTTTTGAGAATGAAAGGAGATTTGATTTAGTTGTGCGTTTAGATAGTACTTACCGGGGTAGTATTGAAGATGTAAACAATATGATGATACCCACCAACATAGGTAGTCAAATTCCTCTATCACAAGTGGCTACAATTGATTATAAATTAGGACCGGCGCAGATAAGCCGTGAAGCGGGAAAGCGAAGAATTGTAATTGGTTTTAATGTAGCAGACAGAGACGTTCAAAGTGTAGTAGAAGAAATTCAAAAAAAATTGAATAACCAAGTAAAATTACCATCAGGATATTATTTCACTTATGGTGGGCAGTTTGAAAATTTACAGGAAGCCAGCAATAGATTACTGATAGCTGTTCCAGTTTCTTTAATATTGATATTTGTACTGCTTTACTTTACTTTCAGTTCTTTTAAACAGGCAGGATTAATTTTTACGGCTATCCCAATGAGTGCAATTGGAGGAATACTAGCTTTATTACTTCGGGGAATGCCTTTTAGCATCAGCGCAGGTATTGGATTTATTGCATTGTTTGGTGTTGCAGTCCTCAACGGAATTGTATTGATAGGTATTTTCAATCAATTAGAAAAAGAAGGAGAAAAAGATGTATTGAAACGGGTAATCGAAGGAACTAAAATCCGTTTGAGACCGGTTTTAATGACTGCAACAGTTGCCAGTTTAGGATTTCTGCCAATGGCTTTGAGCAGTAGCGCAGGTGCAGAGGTACAAAAACCATTGGCTACAGTTGTTATCGGTGGTTTGGTAACTGCCACATTCCTTACCCTATTCGTACTGCCTTTATTGTACATCATCTTCAATTCAAAAATTAATTTAAAAAGAAAACTTAAAGTGAAACCCATTGCGACTATCGTTGTGTTACTGCTATCATTGGTAGGTTTTACAGCAAACGCACAGACGAAAGATTTATCCAGTGTTGATGAAGCAATAAACATTGCGCTGAAAAATAATCAAATCATAAAGGCTTCAGATTTAGAAATTGATGCAAGTAAAGCCTTGAAAAAAACTGCCGGAGAATTACCAAAATTAGGTTTTAATGCACAATTAGGGCAGTACAACAGTACAAAATTCGACCAGTCATTTGAAGTGGCGCAAACTATTCCTTTTCCTACTTTATTCGGAGCAAAAAAGCAATTGATTAATGCAGAAATAAAAGCGAAAGAATTACAGAAAAACCTTACGGTAATAGAGCTAAAAACGCAGGTCAGAACTTACTATTATCAAATCCTGTATTTGCAACATAACCAAAAACAATTACAACAGTTAGATAGTCTGTACAGCGATTTTATAAAAATAGCACAGCTTCGTTATAAAACTGGTGATACAAAAAAAGTGGACATCAGTACGGCAGAAGCTAAGAAAGGGGAAATTAATTTATTGTTAAAACAGAATAAAGTGTTTTTAAACAATGCTGTTGCCAGTCTGAAAACTTTGATGAATACAAGAGAGGATTTTCTCATTGTAGAAAATGGAATTTTTCAACCATTACAAATCAGTAATTTATTGGATAATGATGTAGTTGCAAGTCATCCCGCCATTCAATCCTTATATCAGGATGCTGTTATTGCAGAACAGACCAAAAAGGTAGAACGTTCGCAAGGTTTACCTGATTTTACAATTGGTTTTACAAATCAATCTTTAATAGGTTTTCATACTGTAAATGGCGCAGAAAAATATTTTAATTCTGGTAAACGTTTCAATTCTGTAAATATTGGCATTGCAATTCCTATCACTTATGGTGCTACCAAAGCAAGGATAAAATCTTTGGACTTCAGAAAACAGGCTTCCGAAGCCAATGCTCAGCAGCTGCAAAAAGCATTAACAACACAATTACAAAATGCTTTGCAACAATACCAACAAGATATGCAACAGTTTAATTATTTTCAGCAAGAAGCATTGCCTAATGCCAAAGAAATAGTATCAGCAGCACAATTAGGTTATAAAACTGGAGAAATCAGCTATGTAGAATATCTTTTTGCATTGCAAACCACAACCGATATTCAATTAAATTATCTGAAAAGTATTCAGCAGGTAAACCAGTCTGTAATCAGTATTTATTCTCTCATTAATCAATAA
- a CDS encoding RteC domain-containing protein gives MDKFYNETLAKLENEIKEFEIEADCSIERIEAVIQLIIKCLFDVKKYILKRGFKNVDEEIRFFKYQKPIIVSKLIYYNAIYKIETRRPYGNKRTKKYFVKELKKLKRFFENNLDFYKYYRSNNSFFDEQFFVRGKHDIRLWLDTFYFEADHRFSTSHDYKVAKIIANDLIQVYLEDRLNNINVKKVSDNSLIWTASKTALTELIYALYSHGAFNNGNTEIKLIAKTFEDAFNIELGDFYHTFMELKARKINRTKFLDRLCEALIKKMDEQDEKQ, from the coding sequence ATGGATAAATTTTATAACGAAACGCTGGCTAAGCTGGAAAACGAAATCAAAGAATTTGAGATTGAAGCAGACTGTTCGATAGAACGCATTGAAGCAGTTATACAACTTATTATCAAATGTTTATTCGACGTAAAAAAATATATTTTAAAAAGAGGATTTAAGAATGTTGATGAAGAAATTCGCTTTTTTAAATATCAAAAGCCAATTATCGTTTCAAAGCTCATCTATTATAATGCCATCTATAAAATCGAAACGAGAAGACCGTATGGAAATAAGCGTACCAAGAAATATTTTGTCAAAGAACTGAAAAAGCTAAAAAGGTTCTTTGAAAATAACCTTGATTTTTATAAGTATTACCGTAGCAATAATTCTTTCTTTGACGAACAATTTTTTGTACGTGGCAAGCACGATATAAGACTATGGTTAGACACTTTTTATTTTGAGGCAGACCATCGCTTTTCTACTTCGCACGATTATAAGGTTGCCAAGATAATTGCTAATGACCTGATACAGGTATATTTGGAAGACAGGTTAAATAACATCAACGTTAAAAAGGTTTCAGATAATTCGTTGATATGGACAGCAAGCAAAACTGCACTCACGGAACTCATTTATGCACTGTACTCCCACGGTGCATTTAACAATGGGAATACAGAAATAAAATTGATAGCCAAAACGTTTGAAGATGCCTTCAATATTGAGTTAGGCGACTTTTACCATACGTTTATGGAACTTAAAGCCCGCAAAATAAACCGAACGAAATTCCTCGACAGGCTGTGTGAAGCACTGATAAAGAAAATGGACGAACAAGATGAAAAACAGTAA
- a CDS encoding AraC family transcriptional regulator, translating into MNTIFIKNMVCDRCIMVVQNELEKLGLDAKNIKLGEVILSKEITSLEKENLSKTLEPLGFEVIDDKKGRIIEKIKNIIIDLVHHQDSDVKTNLSDVLSDKLHHDYNYLSNLFSEVEGTTIEKYFIAQKVEKVKELLVYDELSLSEIANRLNYSSVAYLSNQFKKVTGLTPSHFKQIKEDKRKPLDKV; encoded by the coding sequence ATGAATACAATCTTTATTAAAAATATGGTTTGCGACCGTTGCATTATGGTGGTACAAAACGAATTGGAAAAACTGGGATTAGATGCTAAAAATATAAAACTGGGCGAAGTTATTCTTTCCAAAGAAATAACATCTCTGGAAAAAGAGAATTTGTCCAAAACTTTAGAGCCATTAGGATTTGAAGTAATTGACGATAAAAAAGGCAGGATAATAGAAAAGATAAAGAACATTATCATTGACCTGGTACACCATCAGGATAGTGATGTAAAAACCAACCTTTCCGATGTATTGAGTGACAAATTGCATCACGATTACAATTACCTGTCCAATCTGTTTTCAGAGGTAGAGGGTACAACCATTGAAAAATACTTTATCGCCCAAAAGGTGGAGAAAGTCAAAGAATTGTTGGTGTATGATGAGTTGTCATTAAGTGAGATTGCGAACCGCCTAAATTATTCGAGCGTGGCATATTTGAGTAACCAGTTTAAAAAAGTTACCGGGCTAACACCAAGCCATTTCAAACAGATTAAAGAGGATAAAAGAAAACCGTTGGATAAAGTGTAA